In one window of Helianthus annuus cultivar XRQ/B chromosome 17, HanXRQr2.0-SUNRISE, whole genome shotgun sequence DNA:
- the LOC110926402 gene encoding ATP synthase subunit beta, mitochondrial, with product MSSRRLLATLLRRSLHRSPVTHSTRSSAARALSHTPSPPPPHFTRYTTYSTSTAAPSPPPPVSGSHDGKITDEFTGAGSIGQVCQVIGAVVDVRFTEGLPPILTALEVLDNSIRLVLEVAQHLGENMVRTIAMDGTEGLVRGQRVLNTGSPITVPVGRATLGRIINVIGEPIDHRGDIKTDHYLPIHREAPAFVEQATEQQILVTGIKVVDLLAPYQRGGKIGLFGGAGVGKTVLIMELINNVAKAHGGFSVFAGVGERTREGNDLYREMMESGVIKLGDKQSESKCALVYGQMNEPPGARARVGLTGLTVAEHFRDAEGQDVLLFIDNIFRFTQANSEVSALLGRIPSAVGYQPTLATDLGGLQERITTTKKGSITSVQAIYVPADDLTDPAPATTFAHLDATTVLSRQISELGIYPAVDPLDSTSRMLSPHILGEDHYNTARGVQKVLQNYKNLQDIIAILGMDELSEDDKLTVARARKIQRFLSQPFHVAEVFTGAPGKYVELKESIGSFQGVLDGKYDDLPEQSFYMVGGIDEVIAKAEKIAKDNA from the exons ATGTCTTCACGGCGGCTCCTCGCCACCCTCCTCCGCCGCTCCCTCCACCGCTCCCCCGTCACTCATTCCACCAGATCCTCCGCCGCACGCGCTCTCTCCCACACTCCCTCACCCCCTCCCCCTCATTTCACCCGTTACACCACCTACTCCACCTCAACCGCCGCTCCATCTCCGCCACCACCCGTCTCCGGATCTCACGACGGCAAGATCACCGACGAGTTCACCGGCGCCGGTTCTATCGGACAAGTGTGTCAGGTGATTGGTGCTGTTGTTGATGTTAGGTTTACCGAAGGATTACCGCCGATCCTCACGGCTCTTGAGGTTTTGGATAACTCGATTCGGTTGGTTTTGGAAGTGGCGCAACATTTGGGGGAGAATATGGTGAGGACTATTGCTATGGATGGTACTGAAGGACTTGTTAGAGGTCAACGTGTTCTTAATACTGGTTCTCCTATCACT GTACCTGTTGGCAGAGCTACTCTTGGTCGTATTATTAATGTTATTGGAGAGCCTATCGATCATAGAGGCGATATCA AGACCGATCACTATTTGCCTATTCATAGGGAGGCGCCCGCTTTTGTTGAGCAAGCAACTGAACAACAGATCCTTGTCACTGGTATCAAG GTCGTAGATCTTCTTGCACCATATCAAAGAGGAGGAAAGATTGGTCTGTTTGGCGGTGCTGGTGTTGGAAAAACTGTTCTTATCATGGAGCTTATTAACAACGTTGCTAAGGCCCATG GTGGTTTCTCTGTATTTGCTGGAGTCGGAGAACGAACCCGTGAGGGTAATGATTTGTACAGAGAAATGATGGAAAGTGGTGTCATCAAGCTAGGTGACAAGCAG AGTGAGAGCAAGTGCGCTCTTGTGTATGGTCAAATGAATGAACCACCAGGTGCTCGTGCTCGTGTTGGGCTGACCGGGTTGACCGTGGCTGAACACTTCAGAGATGCTGAAGGACAAGACGTGCTTCTATTTATTGACAACATTTTCCGTTTCACTCAG GCTAACTCTGAGGTGTCTGCTTTGTTGGGTCGTATTCCGTCTGCCGTGGGTTATCAACCAACTTTGGCTACCGATCTTGGAGGCCTTCAGGAACGTATCACAACAACTAAAAAGGGTTCCATTACATCCGTGCAAGCAATTTACGTGCCTGCTGACGATTTAACAGATCCTGCTCCCGCAACAACATTTGCTCACTTGGATGCCACTACTGTGCTATCCCGACAG ATCTCTGAGCTTGGTATTTACCCTGCTGTCGATCCACTTGACTCGACATCTCGTATGCTTTCACCCCATATTTTGGGAGAGGATCATTACAATACAGCTCGTGGTGTACAAAAGGTTCTTCAGAATTACAAGAATCTTCAAGATATTATCGCAATTCTTGGAATGGACGAGCTTAGTGAAGACGATAAGTTGACAGTTGCTCGCGCTCGCAAGATTCAAAGGTTCTTGAGTCAACCCTTCCACGTTGCTGAAGTTTTCACCGGTGCCCCTGGTAAATATGTCGAGTTGAAGGAAAGCATTGGTAGTTTCCAG GGAGTGTTGGATGGAAAGTATGATGACTTACCAGAACAATCATTCTACATGGTTGGTGGTATCGATGAGGTCATTGCCAAGGCCGAAAAGATTGCCAAGGACAACGCTTAG
- the LOC110926403 gene encoding sec-independent protein translocase protein TATC, chloroplastic, whose protein sequence is MAASTCILNLELNTKSCTKCVISRTKNSTLLQINKKKTHLWISNKRRNKGNGVMCYARFPADEVRDMQRKLGIGGGEPAVESQSQTKVVNEVKQDTQVKGALYNFLNPDKELLPEDKEMSLFDHLEELRGRLFVSVLAVGASIMGCFVYSKELILLLEAPVSSQGVRFLQLAPGEFFFTTLKVSGYCGILLGSPVILYEIIAFVLPGLTKSERKFLAPIVLGSSILFYAGIAFSYSVLTPAALTFFVTYAEGAVESLWSIDQYFEFVLVLMFSTGLSFQVPVIQLLLGQVGLVSGDQMLSIWRYVVVGAVIAAAIVTPSTDPLTQLLLAGPLLGLYFGGAWTVKLMGQ, encoded by the exons ATGGCAGCATCAACTTGTATCCTGAATCTTGAACTCAACACAAAAAGTTGCACCAAATGTGTTATTTCAAGAACAAAGAATTCAACTTTGTTGCAGATCAATAAGAAAAAGACCCACTTGTGGATCTCAAACAAGAGAAGAAATAAGGGTAATGGAGTCATGTGTTATGCTAGGTTTCCTGCTGATGAAGTGAGGGATATGCAAAGGAAACTTGGTATTGGAGGTGGAGAACCAGCTgttgaaagtcaaagtcaaacta AGGTGGTTAATGAGGTCAAACAAGATACACAAGTGAAGGGTGCCCTGTATAACTTTCTTAATCCGGATAAAGAGCTTTTACCGGAAGATAAAGAAATGAGTCTTTTCGATCATTTAGAAGAATTGCGGGGACGACTTTTTGTGTCGGTTTTGGCAGTTGGAGCTTCAATCATGGGGTGTTTTGTATACTCAAAGGAACTCATATTGCTTCTAGAAGCTCCTGTTAGTAGTCAAGGTGTTAGATTCTTGCAGTTAGCTCCTGGAGAATTTTTCTTCACAACCTTAAAG GTATCTGGGTACTGCGGCATTCTATTAGGAAGCCCGGTGATTCTGTACGAAATCATAGCGTTTGTTCTTCCGGGATTAACGAAATCAGAAAGAAAGTTTCTCGCACCGATAGTTCTTGGATCATCGATACTTTTTTACGCCGGAATTGCGTTTTCATACTCGGTTCTCACTCCAGCCGCCTTGACTTTCTTTGTTACGTATGCCGAAGGGGCCGTTGAATCGTTGTGGTCAATTGATCAGTATTTTGAGTTCGTGCTCGTACTTATGTTCAGCACAGGGTTGTCTTTTCAG GTTCCGGTGATACAGTTATTGTTAGGGCAAGTTGGTTTGGTATCCGGGGATCAAATGTTGTCGATATGGAGATACGTGGTGGTTGGTGCGGTTATTGCTGCTGCTATTGTAACTCCTTCAACTGACCCGCTTACTCAGTTGCTTCTGGCGGGTCCACTTTTGGGTCTTTACTTTGGTGGTGCATGGACCGTTAAGTTGATGGGGCAGTAA